One Rhododendron vialii isolate Sample 1 chromosome 2a, ASM3025357v1 genomic region harbors:
- the LOC131316926 gene encoding probable leucine-rich repeat receptor-like serine/threonine-protein kinase At3g14840 isoform X2 codes for MNTQMYPKAMRSPVPLIILFILISFGAGGTQGQTRSIPGDEMAALRDIAQQLAKTDWDLSLKECDENGNWHTPVKHDLYNSTVNCICLGDGCHISAIYLKGQDLPGVLPKSIANLSYLTILWE; via the exons ATGAATACTCAAATGTATCCAAAAGCAATGAGGTCTCCTGTTCCACTTATAATATTGTTCATACTCATAAGCTTTGGAGCAGGTGGAACACAGGGACAAACTAGAAGTATCCCCGGCGATGAAA TGGCAGCTCTTCGTGATATAGCTCAACAATTGGCTAAAACGGACTGGGATTTGAGTTTGAAGGAATGTGATGAAAATGGAAATTGGCATACGCCGGTGAAGCACGACTTGTATAACAGTACAGTCAACTGCATCTGCCTTGGTGATGGATGTCACATCAGCGCCAT ATATCTGAAAGGGCAGGATCTTCCTGGTGTCTTGCCGAAGTCAATAGCGAACTTATCCTACCTAACAATTCTGTGGGAATGA
- the LOC131316926 gene encoding uncharacterized protein LOC131316926 isoform X1, whose amino-acid sequence MNTQMYPKAMRSPVPLIILFILISFGAGGTQGQTRSIPGDEMAALRDIAQQLAKTDWDLSLKECDENGNWHTPVKHDLYNSTVNCICLGDGCHISAMYGFLLISMFFKIHIRILLTDTIESFIDQLCGPKFRRHTRGTIFAFISESH is encoded by the exons ATGAATACTCAAATGTATCCAAAAGCAATGAGGTCTCCTGTTCCACTTATAATATTGTTCATACTCATAAGCTTTGGAGCAGGTGGAACACAGGGACAAACTAGAAGTATCCCCGGCGATGAAA TGGCAGCTCTTCGTGATATAGCTCAACAATTGGCTAAAACGGACTGGGATTTGAGTTTGAAGGAATGTGATGAAAATGGAAATTGGCATACGCCGGTGAAGCACGACTTGTATAACAGTACAGTCAACTGCATCTGCCTTGGTGATGGATGTCACATCAGCGCCATGTACGGTTTCCTTCTAATTTCCATGTTCTTCAAAATTCATATTCGCATATTACTCACTGATACGATAGAAAGCTTCATAGATCAACTGTGTGGTCCCAAATTCAGACGACACACTAGAGGGACAATTTTTGCTTTTATCAGTGAAAGTCACTAG